In a genomic window of Myotis daubentonii chromosome X, mMyoDau2.1, whole genome shotgun sequence:
- the LOC132223622 gene encoding melanoma-associated antigen B16-like → MAFPQKDPQRSPDQLLQTHSETQGLEVAQGSKALEVACLSSHPEMPGNLKEALDAAIPGTSQSAQSSSSIVTTVSSSRKYGEGSSSKEEEDSTLEAHPDPKKVLMDAINENAASLVNYLLLKYQIKEITSLKDMLKVIDNEYADHLIEMFRRARERVEITFGLKVKEVDPYNHCYIVVINLGLTYDGMQHGEVGVPKTGILILTLGAIFMKGNRATEQEIWDVLSVMGLYSGQKHYIFGEPRELITKYFVEEQYLKYQKVANSDPAQFEFLWGPRAHAETTKMQVLEFMAKVHGTLPPSFPSQYEEALRDEEKRAREKIWAMDLDFYGPSHF, encoded by the coding sequence ATGGCTTTTCCTCAGAAGGATCCACAACGCTCACCTGATCAACTCCTTCAGACCCACAGTGagacccagggcctggaggtTGCACAGGGGTCCAAGGCTCTAGAGGTGGCCTGTCTCTCCTCCCATCCTGAAATGCCTGGCAATCTGAAGGAGGCTCTTGATGCTGCTATCCCTGGCACTTCTCAGAGTGCTCAGAGTTCCTCCTCAATTGTCACCACAGTCTCATCATCAAGAAAATATGGTGAGGGCTCTAGTAGCAAAGAGGAGGAGGATAGCACCTTAGAGGCACATCCAGACCCCAAGAAGGTGCTCATGGATGCTATAAATGAAAATGCGGCTTCATTGGTGAATTACCTCCTATTGAAGTATCAAATAAAAGAGATAACATCCCTAAAAGATATGTTGAAGGTTATCGACAACGAGTATGCAGACCACTTAATTGAGATGTTCCGGAGAGCACGTGAACGCGTGGAGATAACCTTTGGCCTTAAAGTGAAGGAAGTGGATCCCTACAACCACTGCTATATCGTCGTCATCAATCTGGGCCTCACCTATGATGGGATGCAGCATGGTGAAGTCGGTGTGCCTAAGACTGGTATCCTGATACTCACCCTGGGTGCGATCTTCATGAAGGGCAACCGTGCCACCGAACAGGAAATCTGGGATGTTCTGAGTGTGATGGGGTTATATTCTGGGCAGAAGCACTATATCTTTGGAGAGCCCAGGGAGCTCATCACCAAATATTTCGTGGAGGAGCAATACCTGAAGTACCAGAAGGTGGCCAACAGTGATCCTGCAcaatttgaatttctgtggggccCAAGAGCCCACGCTGAAACCACCAAGATGCAAGTCCTAGAATTCATGGCCAAGGTTCATGGGACTCTCCCACCTTCTTTCCCATCTCAGTATGAAGAAGCATTGCGAGATGAAGAAAAGAGAGCCCGAGAAAAAATTTGGGCCATGGATCTCGACTTCTATGGCCCCTCCCATTTCTAA